Part of the Henckelia pumila isolate YLH828 chromosome 2, ASM3356847v2, whole genome shotgun sequence genome is shown below.
tatatatactatatatgtgtgtataacATAAACACATCATCATGATTGATGCCGACAAAAGCATCGTAGTGTAGCATAGCTAGGCAAATTTAATgctatatttatttattctttttactcttttcaataataataataataataataatatttttttttttgagaagttTTTCagttaaatttttcaaaacaaaCTTGGAAGGACGTTTTGGTAGTTTCACATTACCTGCCAAATTAACGACCTTCCTACAGGTTGTTGGTAGATAAtatgtaaaaaataaataaataaaagtgaaATGAAACAGGCccttatattattatatatacaaaTACAAAATATATTTCAACATGTCGATCCAAGATTCAAAATCCCACAGTACACAAGAATGGCGGAACTAGATGGGATGCCTGGACTCATCACCTTCCTCTCATCTCTTCTGCAACAAGTGGCGGAGTCGAACGATCTGGGCCGTCCATCCCAGCCCCAGAAGAATATCTCTGTCTTCCATGGCCTCACCAGGCCAACGATCTCCATTCAAAGCTACCTCGAAAGAATCTTCAAGTATGCCAATTGCAGCCCTTCTTGCTACATTGTCGCCTACGTCTATCTCGATCGATTCACGCAGCGCCAGCCCACTTTGCAGATCAATTCCTTCAACCTCCATCGCCTCCTTATCGCCAGTGTCATGGTGTCCGCTAAGTTCATGGATGACATGTCAGTTAATTCATTcatttcattattattattattattattattatctcttCAAGAATCTAGCTAGCTAGCTTGTTGGATTAATTTTCAAGTTTTGTGCAAGAACATATATACATACTGATTTTCGAGTTCCGTTcaaagatttttagattgattgCTTATAAGTTGGTTAATTAGTTTTTCTTGAACTCGTTAATCatctttaattaatattaattattggatggaactaatgattaattataattaatactAGTTAATTAAGCTTTTGGTTTAACTTAAGTGTGTATTTCAATTAATGAAATTTTAACAAGCGACATTATATTTAATCAAGG
Proteins encoded:
- the LOC140884732 gene encoding cyclin-U4-1 is translated as MAELDGMPGLITFLSSLLQQVAESNDLGRPSQPQKNISVFHGLTRPTISIQSYLERIFKYANCSPSCYIVAYVYLDRFTQRQPTLQINSFNLHRLLIASVMVSAKFMDDMYYNNAYYAKVGGISTREMNFLEVDFLFGLGFHLNVTPSTFHTYYSYLQKEMMLHPHIDAKSSKYFSTFDYEDESSHQQQQQQHQQLAV